A region from the Aquimarina sp. ERC-38 genome encodes:
- the ychF gene encoding redox-regulated ATPase YchF, which yields MKAGIVGLPNVGKSTLFNCLSNAKAQSANFPFCTIEPNVGVVNVPDGRLQKLETLVNPERVLPATVEIVDIAGLVKGASKGEGLGNQFLGNIRETDAIIHVLRCFDNDNIVHIDGSVDPIRDKETIDIELQLKDLETVEKKLDKVKRAAKTGNKEAQKEEAVLQTLQKALEAGTSIRAIDLSDEDREAYVKPLQFITDKPVLYVCNVDEGAAVSGNAYVDKVKEAVTSENAEVIVLAVGTEADITELEDYEERQLFLQDMGLEEPGSSVLIRAAYKLLNQQTYFTAGVKEVRAWTIPIGATAPQAAGVIHTDFEKGFIRAEVIKYDDYVTYGSEAKVKEAGKLGIEGKGYVVKDGDVMHFLFNV from the coding sequence ATGAAAGCAGGGATCGTTGGTTTACCTAATGTTGGAAAGTCTACTTTATTTAATTGTCTGTCTAATGCCAAAGCACAAAGCGCAAATTTTCCGTTTTGTACGATTGAACCCAATGTTGGAGTGGTAAATGTGCCAGACGGACGTTTACAAAAACTAGAGACTTTAGTCAATCCGGAAAGAGTACTACCTGCTACTGTTGAAATAGTAGACATTGCCGGATTAGTCAAAGGTGCTAGTAAGGGAGAAGGTCTGGGAAATCAATTTTTAGGTAACATTCGGGAGACTGATGCAATAATCCACGTACTTCGCTGCTTTGATAATGATAATATTGTACATATAGACGGATCAGTCGACCCTATCCGAGATAAGGAGACTATTGATATTGAGCTACAGTTAAAAGACCTGGAAACCGTAGAAAAAAAACTAGACAAAGTAAAAAGAGCGGCAAAAACAGGAAATAAAGAAGCTCAAAAAGAAGAAGCGGTGCTACAGACTTTACAAAAAGCTTTAGAAGCTGGAACATCTATACGGGCCATCGACTTATCTGATGAAGACCGGGAAGCCTATGTAAAGCCACTACAGTTTATAACGGATAAACCCGTGCTTTACGTTTGTAATGTTGATGAAGGTGCAGCAGTTAGCGGGAATGCTTATGTAGATAAAGTCAAAGAAGCGGTTACGTCTGAAAATGCGGAAGTGATTGTTCTTGCTGTGGGTACGGAGGCTGATATTACTGAACTAGAAGACTATGAAGAACGACAGTTATTCTTACAAGATATGGGATTAGAAGAACCCGGGTCTTCGGTTTTAATTCGAGCCGCATATAAATTATTAAACCAACAAACCTATTTTACCGCCGGGGTTAAAGAAGTTCGTGCCTGGACCATACCGATCGGTGCCACTGCTCCACAAGCGGCCGGAGTGATACATACGGATTTTGAGAAAGGCTTTATTCGTGCGGAAGTTATTAAATATGATGACTACGTCACTTACGGTAGCGAGGCTAAAGTCAAAGAAGCCGGAAAACTTGGAATAGAAGGGAAAGGCTATGTAGTTAAAGATGGAGATGTTATGCATTTTCTTTTTAATGTGTAA